A genomic window from Schistocerca serialis cubense isolate TAMUIC-IGC-003099 unplaced genomic scaffold, iqSchSeri2.2 HiC_scaffold_1420, whole genome shotgun sequence includes:
- the LOC126443035 gene encoding transcription initiation factor TFIID subunit 12-like: MPPFDAPPASGPARNPPPAPEEAGAAPHARTRLHDIVKELDPNERLSDEVEDVLLELADDFVEATVRAACLSARHRRSAVVEARDVQLHLERHWNMWLPGFGTEELQPYAPAAEGEAHRRRMELVREAAGK; the protein is encoded by the coding sequence ATGCCGCCGTTCGACGCGCCGCCGGCGAGCGGCCCGGCGCGGAACCCGCCGCCGGCGCCCGAggaggcgggggcggcgccgcACGCGCGGACGCGGCTGCACGACATCGTCAAGGAGCTGGACCCGAACGAGCGGCTGTCGGACGAGGTGGAGGACGTGCTGCTGGAGCTGGCCGACGACTTCGTGGAGGCGACGGTGCGGGCCGCCTGCCTGTCGGCGCGCCACCGCCGCTCCGCCGTCGTGGAGGCCCGCGACGTGCAGCTGCACCTGGAGCGCCACTGGAACATGTGGCTGCCGGGGTTCGGCACGGAGGAGCTGCAGCCGTACGCCCCGGCTGCCGAGGGGGAGGCCCACCGCCGCCGCATGGAGCTCGTGCGCGAGGCCGCCGGCAAGTGA